Part of the Salmo trutta chromosome 2, fSalTru1.1, whole genome shotgun sequence genome, AGTTCTCCCACAGCCCACCCAGCTCATCAGCCAGTCTGCAGTCAGGCACCTTCACCATGTTCATGGTGTTCTGACCCGAGATGTTCACGGAGTCCTGCACCACACTCACCTTGAGAAAACAgaggctgtgtttagacaggcagcccaattcaaaTCTTTTTTCCGCTATTTGGTCTTTTGATATCAGATCTGAAGACCAATTcgtgaaaaaaaaagaaaaaaaagcccACCAAATCAACCTGGTCACAATTATCAACAATGTGAAGCCACTAAAGCTGCTCCGTCTACATGCATACTGCCTTAAGCATAAATCAAAGTCCACAGATGAAGAGAAGCGATAGTCCGGCGTCCCATTGTGACATATCTACGCGGCTCTAACACCACCATCCGTGGGGGACGCACAGCACGGACATGCACCTCCCCACAATTCCCAACCAGCATGGCTCCGGTAAGAGTCCTGTTAACAGCTGGAAAAATAGCTTGAGCTGCACTGAGAAATCTAAAAGTATGAAAGCCAAAGGTCCAATATTCTAGAACATTGCTGTGCGTACATGTTTTGGACTATGATAGACGCTTTTCCCAACGATCAAACGGATCCCATCAAAAAGAGACGTTTATATTAACTAAGCCTTCCAATGTGCTCCAATGAAACAAAGACAACCACATCAACCCCCCAAAAACAACTAAATCatttaaaacaatgacaaatcGCAGCAGCCCATCCAACCTCAGAGACATGAATAGCTGAGATACAGGGGGAATGTAAACCAGGCCACCTGAAATTAACACAAAGGACAGTCTGTACACTCTTGAATTTTCCCCATCTTCTTGTTTAAAGGAACATTTCACtaccaaatcaaagtttgtcagatgttttcagacctGAAAAATAGCCTAATGTCTAAAGATGAttaattgatttgacatgaaaaTTTCCCCTTTTAAGCTTCTCTCATTTAGTGGAATGGGGTCTTACCTCACAAAACAAGGTGAGCTTGTCATCAGGCAGAAGACCGTTGGCCTCGTCCAACAGGAAGTCTCGGCGGATGAACTTCTTAAAGCCCCAGTCCTTCCCCTGGACAAACCGATATGCTCTCTGGCTTTCTGCAGAGCCAAGGAGAGAGGAAACGTTTGTGAGAAACACTTCTATTTATACATAGACTCATGTGTTGAACTAGAGTAAGGGTTTTCAACAGGCAGGCGGCCGACGAGCCAAATCTGGCCGGTGAGCTGATTTGATCCACTAAAGGTTGTCTTGATAATACTTAAACAATTTGCAAATCTACTTTAGTTTATTTCATGATGTACACATTTGCAGCTAAAAGCTGAATTGCAATGCAGACAAGAGAGACCAATGACAAAAATGTTCAAGCATGCTATTCTATAGGGGTTTGCCGATCTGGCCATTCTAATAGTATCGTATACTCGTAATAGGAAAAACGTAAGTGCTTCAAAATGGTTCTTGGCAATAGCCTAGACCTACCTAATAATCTCCTTGCATGTTTATAGACCGCAAAAAGCTCCAGGAACagcggaggtgtgtgtgttctcagaacTTGCAGCAGGCATGTTTGCTGTCACTCAGAATGCACATCCTGGTTTCATCTTTTTTCCCCTACATCCTCGCCCACTGATTTTTATCATATAAACAGCAACAATCTAAATGACCGGTGCAAAACGTGCGAGGAGAACTGACTGAAGAAACTGTCATGCAACGAGGAGCATTACAGCTGCGCTCTATCCAATCGTAGCAGCAGCATCAACATACAGCACACTCATTTCTTTTTTTAGACAGCTGAACTATCCAATTGAGTCTTTAAGAGCATGCAGCATCTCTGACTTGAGAAAGATGAGTGCTGGCAGCTGAAAATGACTTTTTTCCCGATCACAAAAATACTTGTATCAAAATTGTATCTGGAAAATATCCCATATATGTTACGATACTTGTTTTATCCGAGTATTCGACACACCCATCCTATTCTTTACATTTCTCAGAGCTCTCCATCAGAGTGGCTACTGCTAACCGCACTCACCCATGGCCTTGGTCTCCTCTCCCTTGGCGTTGAGGATGGAGAACTTGAACTTGGCACGCACCTCAGCCTTGGGACAGCTAACCAGGAGCAAGTAGAGGGACAGGTAGTCTTTGCTCTCCTCATCCAGCCCTTTAGGGTTCACCCGCAGACACCTGTTAGAATTATGAGCGAGTAAACAGTCAATACTCAACAGTTAAACACAGCACACTCATCAAAGCGGTTAGCTACCACAAGAGTTGGGCTGCTAGCAGCAAAATTTGCACTGGTGCCATTGCTAACTCTCCAACCAACAACATCTGGTGATAATGCCTTAGTCATTGTGTAGAATTTTGATGGGTCTTTCATAACAAATACAACATCTTGAAACAAAGAAAACTCTTATCCACCACGCACCATTTGAGCTTGTCATTGGCTCCTGAGGAGAAGGTGGAGCTCTTAATGACCTCGCCCATCTCCTCGCGACAGAAGCTGAAGTTGTTGATGGTCCACATGTAGGAGAATTTTACCACTTTGATCTGTGGGGGGGGAACGCCGCCAGAGATGGGAGGCAATATAATGAAGAGATGCGTGCTTTGACCTGAGAAAATAATTATTCTAATCCCCAACCCCACACTTACACCCATCCCTTACCTGAGTGTAGCACCAGCTCTCCGCCACAGGCCCGCTGGACATTTCCGCAGGGGGAGGGGGACTCGGGACTCTTGACATCGCCAGGGTGGCAGCAGGTCGTGGCGGAGTGTGGGAAAATCTGTTCTTTCAGAGGTCCAGAATCACTCCAGTCTAAAATGTGTCGACAAACCTCAGGCGGTAACAATTTGTGCCCTGAAAAGACAGGGGACAGGTCTGAGCAGGACTTTCAAACTATGTTCCAAATCCTGACACAGCCTTATGTGAATTGAAAAATATCCATTTGTTTCTTTTCTAATTCCTGAATTATATAGAGCACTTTCCcatctaaaaaaataaataaatgctagCCCAGGCAAGTCAGCAGTCTGGAAAAGAGGCAATTGTTTGGCCTCACCAGTAGCCTAACCACCATGCAACATCCTCCATAAAATGACCAACAAGGATAAATGCTGCCCATATCTCATTAGTCTAGACCAGGGTTTTCCAAACACGTTTTAGTTTTTGCCCAAACACCACACAGATGATTTTAATAATCAACTAATTATCAAGACTTAATCATTTGAATTAGCTGTGTAATGttaaggaaaaaaacaaaaacgtgcaccccttggggtcccgaagacaagagtttgggaaacgctggtctAGACTCAATATAATATCAATTCATTCTCCCTAACTCTGTATGAGGCAGTGCTGCACACCTAGAGATTGCCAGTGAGGGCCATGGTTCAGGCTAGATAAATTGTCCATGACCCTTTGGGGACAGCGGACGATTGATGCCCATGGCCGGGTCACTCCAGAATCAATAACCTCCACAATGGCAATTAAGTCTCAAAATGAACTGTAAATAAACAAGTGAGAGAGCTACTCCTGTGTGGAATTCGCTGCCGACAGATTGTAGACCTCCCAAGCGCTATCGAGCCACACAAACAGTTTGTTGGCGTACTGCTCATTGGATGAGAAATTATGGACAATTAGCCTAGCTAACAAATTGACTGTGTTTTCTTAGCAGTCTGAcagtatacactacatgaccaaaagtatgtgcataactgcttgtcaaacatctcattccaaaatcatgggcattaatatggagatggtccccgtttgctgctataacagccttcactcttctgggaaggctttacattagatgttggaaccttgctgcggggacttcagccacaagagcattacatgctgaccacaccgggagcgtcgcgtgcgcgagcgttgcaaaataaatgtacacatacatgttattcaatcattgcacccacactgctcacgagCGTCTGTGTTGCCAGATGCTAAAATAGAAGTGGATTCTATTTGTGGCGCagaacgcgctgcaagtcctgcctctcccgtctcctcattggcttttagaagcatatacccacgtgccatctcctcattggttatacccacgtgggtgattgaaagatgaactgaggtcagtTATGGTAATACACCTTATGAAAGTTAGtggccaatcgccatataaagtccaaaggagaaaaggcctggaaggacgagagatgactagaaacaatgcAGTTGACCATTGTGTGTGGATtcattgttggagtagaggaccttgtgcatttcaggtaaaacaaCAAGTCAATGTGTAAATCCCAGgataaattagctagcaacagcaagctagctatgTGTCCATGGTTTCGCAAAAGAACAAGTAAACCAAACATCTTGTTTGTATTTTCCTAGGATTCAAAGCCTATGTCAAAGACTTGTCAGTGTCCGCTAAAATGACTCATCAGCAGGGCTCTACACTGACCTTTTTTTTTTATAAGGAGCGAGCGTGCAACTAAGTTGAAAGACGTTGGCGCACCAAGAAATTTAGgaacagaataaaacatatttgcGATAATTAAGCAAGAATCGTACATTTTTCTAGGTGCACTAGTGCCCCCAAATAAAATTCCAggtcgcacagcaaaatatttaagCGCATACGCGAGTAAAAGTCACACTGTAGAGCATCTTTCCCCCAAAAATGTTGGCCTGTTGAGCACAAACGTGAATGTTGTGAAAATTCGGTGCAACTTCTGGTGTGCGTTTACTGTAAACAGAGgctgtaaatgtacttttaacagtggccaattaggctactgtggctatttgatcataatgtaggcctaccagatgTAGAAAATGTTCAGAACCGACACTGAATTGTAGGAGCTAAATTCTAGCTATACAGAAGATGGACGGAAGaacgcccagtgctgcttacctgagatgcattcatcacacagtccttctcgtaggtgtccgctatgacttcctttgtgtcggaaAGAAAGGCGGAACAGTATTGGCTGTAGCTAAATTGACACTCAAGTAATGGCTGACCAATGGAGAAGCATCATACACACCTCCCACTAAAACCAGCCCACAGCTGTGGGGTAAAAAGTGCAAACAAAGATCGAGTGTTTCAATCCCCCCAAAAAGTTTAAAAAGCAACAACTACAAAAAAAGCACTGCAAGCAAAGGGGGCAGTCTAGCCAAAAAGGAGGGTGGTTGATAGCGAAATAAAATTTGAGTTTTGTTTCGAAATACATTTTGTTtgaaatatttttgggggaatAAAATGCATAAAGTTTAACGCTCTATTACAAAATATTTGATTGCAAAATTTTTTTTACTTTGCAGCCTCttttgctttcagaacaattatttttgattgaaaagttttgctctcgacaaaaagacacaaatgtacctccataTAACATAGTCCTAGAGAGCGAATCAGAaaactcacacgcacacacccgtAAAAGCACCCGTCAATCAAAAACCATCCGTGTACAGTCCCTTCGGAAAGTAGGTTGTTAGAAAAAGTTtctaatttataaaaatacatAACTTAAAtatcacaagtattcagaccctttactcagtactttgatgaagcaccttttgcagcgattacagcctcgagtcttcttggggatgacgctacaagcttggcacacctgtatttggggagtttctcccattcttctctgcagatcctctcaagctctgtcaggttggatggggagcattgctgcacagctattttcaggtctcttcagagatgttcgatggggttcaagtccaggctctggctgggccactgaagggcattcagacttgccccgaagccacttctgcatggagtggagcaggttttcatcacagatctctctgttctttgctccattcatctttgcctcgatcctgactagtctcccagtccctgccgctgaaaaacatccccacagcatgatcctgctaccaccatgcttcaccgtagggatggtgccagatattcagaccccttcccaacattttgttccgttacagccttattctaaaatggatttaaaaatgtaatatcctcaatctacacacattaccccataatgacaaagcgaacaggtttttagaaaggtttgcaaatgtatta contains:
- the LOC115162023 gene encoding speckle-type POZ protein — translated: MSRVPSPPPPAEMSSGPVAESWCYTQIKVVKFSYMWTINNFSFCREEMGEVIKSSTFSSGANDKLKWCLRVNPKGLDEESKDYLSLYLLLVSCPKAEVRAKFKFSILNAKGEETKAMESQRAYRFVQGKDWGFKKFIRRDFLLDEANGLLPDDKLTLFCEVSVVQDSVNISGQNTMNMVKVPDCRLADELGGLWENSRFTDCSLCVAGQEFQAHKAILAARSPVFSAMFEHEMEESKKNRVEINDVEPEVFKEMMCFIYTDKAPNLDKMADDLLAAADKYALERLKVMCEDALCTSLSVENAAEILILADLHSADQLKTQAVDFINYHAAEVMETAGWKSMVASHPHLVAEAYRSLASAQCPFLGPPRKRLKQS